One genomic window of Hyperolius riggenbachi isolate aHypRig1 chromosome 7, aHypRig1.pri, whole genome shotgun sequence includes the following:
- the LOC137526010 gene encoding serine protease 27-like — translation MTYYTVYLGLYQLDVDSPHTVNRTLTRVIVNPYYIGVASIGDISLAQLSSPVNYTEYIMPICLPSSSVTFPSGLDCWVTGWGRTTFGGPLPVNGTLQKVMTPLIDHKTCDRMYHNELSLNDSTIFVKSDMICSGYKEGGKDPCQGDSGGALVCKVGGVWYEVGIVSWGAFCAAPGLPGVYTLVTPYEAWISSYVPVTFYSVTNITTPTGTCGGDVIIRTFPSLDGVSPCRPHWMLLVMAAFLLMFG, via the exons ATGACATATTACACGGTCTATCTGGGCCTATACCAGCTGGATGTGGACAGTCCTCACACAGTTAACAGAACATTAACAAGGGTTATCGTAAACCCTTATTATATCGGTGTGGCAAGTATAGGAGACATTTCCTTAGCACAGTTGTCCAGTCCTGTTAACTACACTGAATACATCATGCCTATCTGCCTGCCATCTTCCTCAGTCACGTTCCCTAGTGGTCTGGATTGCTGGGTAACTGGCTGGGGTAGAACAACCTTTGGAG GACCGCTTCCTGTAAACGGGACTCTCCAGAAGGTCATGACTCCACTTATTGACCACAAAACATGTGATAGAATGTATCATAATGAGTTGTCATTAAATGACAGCACCATATTTGTCAAAAGTGATATGATCTGTTCTGGCTACAAGGAAGGAGGGAAggacccctgccag GGTGACTCAGGTGGAGCTCTCGTGTGTAAAGTTGGAGGTGTCTGGTACGAGGTTGGAATCGTGAGCTGGGGAGCATTTTGTGCTGCTCCAGGTCTCCCCGGGGTCTACACCCTGGTCACACCTTATGAAGCCTGGATCAGCAGCTACGTGCCAGTAACTTTCTACAGTGTGACCAATATTACAACCCCAACAGGCACTTGTGGAGGTGACGTCATCATTCGAACCTTTCCAAGTCTTGATGGCGTTTCTCCCTGTAGACCTCACTGGATGCTCCTCGTTATGGCTGCCTTTCTGCTGATGTTTGGATAG